TTTACAATTCATGAGATGAGACTTTATAATGTAGGTACATCTCATTGTAGTTATGGACTCATaagaccaatttgggatgaatgaaaataacatgttgACATCCtatgaaaataatattttgagaaatatttgcATGGGGGCAAGAAATCCATATACGTAattctcggttttaaacgaccagtcCGTTGGCCATGCCCAAATCCACGATTACAATACTGCATAGCCACATTTATGAATGGAGGCATGTCTTCAAGTACAAATTCTGTCTGGATTGGCTAGTTCAGCACTAAATTGACAGATTTGACGTAACCGGCTGGTTTTCATTCTGGTATTCTGACGAATCACTAGTAATcgacaccatttcttcaatGAGCGGCAAAGCTGAGATTACACACTGCGGGCCTATGCTCCGGATTGGCTGAGCGTTATAGCATTGCTAAGTTATGACCGCCTTATTGTCGAAAAGGGGCTGGAAAAACTACACGCTAAACTGGTCGTTTAAAATCGAGAGTAAAGTATTACCGAAAACCACTCCAGGTATTAGTATTATAACTTAAGACGATGcaaattgcaaattgcaaattgcacgcctgtgtgcaatttcatgttgccaagccaacatcaacaaactcatctccgatgagcgccgtgctaaaaatgaactgaaagaaccagtccacatagagttaagactgccccggaggtgtctcaaatctaagattcgatttgagtgggcaacctgacttaagcatatttatgaatatgacttatttAAAGTAAGTACCCCACCTTTACTTAATatgcattttaggtgccccactttgacttaaagtgatactatgatgtgatttacaacttccatttttgattagatttattataaaatcgctgaatgtaaaccaccgcgaccgcgaaaatgttcatgttgtgacgtcatcaacgaaaacggcatcgaagcgagccgtccgggcgggattaaaccatcaatttctagaaaatgtgcatttcgattcgaaaaccttaccgatttatgagaaagtgacgtagtcatttgtcaaaaacagctaaaacattatatggtgaaatttgacacgagttaccctttaagtagctttatgaatacgggCCCTGGTGTATACTGATTCAGAGCACACTGGCGTGTCCGGCCAGGACACAGAATGATGGGAAGGAATGTTGGATCTTCGAGATAATAGTTTTATTCGAAACCTGTAATAAATTGTACATTTTGAATACACAGAAAAGTGGCGGTTTTAAAACCTATGAATAAACAATTTCCACGGTCCTTTACatattgaacaaatatcacagagCCTTTAATTAAACTCAATTTGCCGTAATCCTAGTCTTTTGAATGCAAATGCTCTCAAAGCTAATGATTTAAGCTGGTGATAGAAATAAGCGAATTTACTAAATGTCTGTAGCACCAAAAAGCCTGCATAAAATAACAAGTGATTAAACGAGTGTTTAGATATGATAAATGTAACGTACGAATCAACATATtctgttttttcttgtttttgtaaTATGATAAAAAGGGTTAGCCCGAATTGGGCCGCGATCCGTCAGCTGTTGCTCCAAGTTGACTTCTGGCCGCGAAAAGCGCGAATACCGTGAGGTTGCATAAAACAAGTCATGCGCTCTGATCACGCGATCATTTGTACAAGGCGTAACTCGCTTCGAATGCCTAACTTTTAACGCGGGCTTTTCAAACACTATTAAAATAACATTTCCGTTTCGATATTTTCAGCGAAACACTCTCCCCGGCGATTGAAGTAATCTTTTCATCTACGCAAGCCCCTGCAAGATACAGAACCACGATTTTCGTGATTGGTCGGTCATAGACACTGGACGCGATCTTTTTGGTTACGTTTCGCGCGCGCCCATCCGATCCCTTGAAAACCTTCACAATGCGCCTAACTTTTAAATTTGGCGAATTTGGCGAATGTGGAAACTGACGAATATGGAAATGGCGAATAAGGAAGTCACCGTAAAGATACACtccattttgttttctaatttcGGACACAAATAAACTACATACAAAATGATCAAATTCATAATAAATAGTAACATTTATATTTTGATGGTAGTTTACAGATGAAATGGCAATTGAAGAACGTTATCCATCAACTGGTTCTTGTTGTCTTTATTTGAGTTACTTGGAAAAAGGGGATGTTTGCTGCCCGAAATGACGCCGCGATTTGAGTtatttttcgatatttttttggaaaagaGCATGAGATCCGTATAGGGCTTTCATTCATTCCGACCCGGTCGATAAGCTGACATCCAACGACGGAACCCCAGCGGCAAATCGAAAAACTAGAATCAATATTGTGTATTGTGGTCCTTTAAGTCTGATTAAATTGTTTGACGAATTTTTCAATAACGTTCATCTAATCAGTATGGTGGAGGgtttaaaattacaaaaatattgaGCTTACACTTGCATGAAGAAGGCTTATCAGAGGTAAATGCCATATTTATTAGTATAATTAAACCCATTCTCCGGTATGGTACCACCTTTACTTTCAAAATATATTAAAACTAAATAAAGTCTCCTGCAGCTCATCAGGGACACTAATACACCGTGCAATAGTGTCTAACCTGTACCGCGAGTTCTATACAATATCGTCCCTAATAGGCCATGGggcgagtgtgaaaaatgtgaagttccgtttgacaaattagcgggcaaattgaaaacagtcgtttttgggtaatatgggggtgctgatttcaaaaatcaatttttctcccgcgtaaagttttacattaagtcagaaatgagacccttaatagggcctaatggtcccaaagtaggggtaaaaaaattgatgtcatcgaaacatgtcaacatgggtatcaaaatgaaggtctatgggggtactttaacattgcatagctTTTGGctcccttaacgaaccgtgggaccccccagggagggtcaaaaagggcaaaagtggaaactttgaccgcctcccatgagcttcatgggcaccgcatgtggataaaaactgttttattcgacagtactcacatagaccttttcatagatacccatgacgacaccctttggcaaaaggttttcgagatcttaaatttggagcctaaaaaggggtcaaaattactatctcggcaacccttaccccgaaagtgttgtcatgggtatcattttgaaggtctatacgattactgtcaaataaaacagttttatccatttatagtccctatgaagattgtgggacagggtcaaagttaccacttttgccctttttgaccctccctgggggtcccacggttcgttaagggggccaaaaactatgcaatgttaaagtacccccatagaccttcatgttgatacccatgttgacatgtttcgatgacattaactttttgacccctactttgggaccattaggccctattaagggtctcatttctgacttaatgtgcaactttacgcgggagaaaaatttaaagcacccccatattacccaaaacgactgttttcaatttgcccgctaatttgtcaaacggaatcctttttctagacacatttttgccactcgtcccatggcctatacAATGTATACGCGAGACAAAATAtaggggacgatatatcgtcccctctAGGGAGGCAAGGGGTTAAGCCCTATATTTACTGGCAGGACAGGACGGTGTTATATTGTTCTGCGATGTTAGATAGGGCATGGTAATGCGGTCAGTCAGATCAATAAAATCATATCAACCTGTATACACTGTATTCTCACAACCGAGTACTCTGATAtagtattctaaaatacattggtaccgtaaagtcaacttttaaatggaaaatgcatcagcctcgttctgggagtggagtgttttggacacgcaaccaatatgctctaccaaagttccctcgggttgcactaaaatgtggaaaccatgcacacgtcaccccgtaaggaatttcagctcacttcagaagtttgatgctctcaaaacactgcttcaaacacaagtcagccaaggaagcatcaaccaccctaagttttttaatgagcactacacatatttgccgagaaaaacgctccaaatagcccatttgcgcggattttagcatcacttgagcgaacCGATGCAGACTTcctaaatgtacatgtctcattttctgtaacgctgccgtaacataatgtaaaccacggcgctaccggcgctccgggccggcgatggatggaatttgccaaattcgcacatattcaagttattttcgtcgcctatctttttaagtttgaggtattttagaatagaaattgaaccctcggcttcggaccttggttgagttaccaagacactctcgggtggagctaaaatttcgtccaaaccctcgcctatcggctcgggtttggactgtattttagctccaccctcgagtgtcttggtaactcaaccaaggtcctccgcctcgggttcaattccttaaatcataACATGATTAGACATTCAGCTTGATCAACATTGCGGATATATCGGTCTGAACTTCATTTTGTGTTCCATGTATTTTTCGTGACGCCATCATTTGCAGCCGAAGTGTTTTGCACACGTTATCTTAAATGACATCCTGCAcagtgatagtagtgtggtGAGGCGGTCAATCTGCttgaataatatgtaaagagcaagctctagtgaactcacacaactgtttgacatgggggagccccccaaacccccgtccttctgacatattgagccagtacattgggggatgagtcccccaaaccccctcccccgttctctgaaagtgacaggttttagtcagtacattaaggggaaggcccccccccatcccccaccccccccccccccccattggactctaaaaatagaattccttggagacgctgaacaataaggccccataaagaaaaagtccccgccccggtagctgtctcatatctgcggacaagcagctctttgtggtgaaataataatcgcattttccacctgctagcctagatatttgtgtatgtttcttcaccagttagttgaTAACGAATTTTTtatagctgatatattcttaattgttttaacgcgtttttttggattcgtttggcgccaaaatcaagaatggcaaatttacgatcttgacactagaggcgctgatgtcattccggaacggtagatgctaaatcggatagccaggcggtacgggaacgcctgcactctgaccacgtgacctacatcattacttcacagttccggcaATGGGTcaagtttggcagttactagaaatcacgtgactggatctggatttagtagtgttaaaactgactttttttaagtaaagtacgtatatcgagaagaagaggacgtttgctttgtctgcaatgaaatgtcacaactgtctccgccgacgttgtcttgtatgtcctagcagacgatttttaaatacatgatgtcccacacccgcacttcagtggcgccggtgtgaataaatctacttgtgtgaatggtcaatggctcatgacgtcatgaaataattgcgtcacgaggaaggaaacaatgggaatcacgtccgacgtggtaactgtgggtgcggtgcgtcgtgaatgcaggatcggccaacgcgcggcccgtatggaatgcgacaaactgtaccggaaccagaattgtcatgggtctgcacaatttttttcagattcgatgaacatgatggatatatgaattttgttaacactttatacatacgtaaccattacactcactacgttgtgtgagtgattaTGTTCGCTTGGAGAATGCTTAGAATGCTTGCTTCTGATTGGCCAGTCTTGGCCAGTTTCTACTTTGACCAGAGAATGTTGAGAGGGAGCCAGGCTTTATGCAACGATGGAAATTATTCTACTTTTAGGGGAGATAAAGACGTACGGAGCAACCGGCCAGGGGAAACCATGCGTGTTCCCTTTCGAGGCGAAGGGGCGAATCCACTATTCCTGCACCTTGCTTAGGGCCAGGAAACCCTGGTGTTCCGTGACCAAGCACTATGACAGAGACAAGAAATGGGGATACTGTAAAGGTGGGATTTTAGGACGCTTGCAAAAACCTCAAAAGTCCCTTACAAAGACGTGGCCGTTGGCTGCATGTACAGTCCtgccagaaagtaaatgtccaccgtttttaaaaatatcacagagataaaataagatatctgaatgcggttttcagctgAGTTtcgtatatttagttggtcatataattagatgttgtatttggatgcacctaattctatcccttcattatgtaacaaacatttcaaaaaaggtccaaaaatcacttttttcatttcatgtgccttttcaaaaattcaaatgagcccatgaactgtccTTGATGACCataattttttggcacttgcaattccatagggTGTGTTCGATaatcatgacaaatgcacattttttctTAGGATTTTTATCTCTTctataacctttgataaagacccccaatccttaaTGTATGAGCTGAGCATATACATAACCAACTGGATGTACCATTTTCtgatgaaaaccgcattcaattaccttattctatctctgtcatattaaaaaaacctgtggacatttactttctggtaggactgtacatcgAAGTGAAAtgctttatttatttatttatttatttcgtacGAAGTACAATAAACAATGAGTTGATAgcgtgcatgtacatgtgcatgtgtgaAGTCACTGCAGGTCGAGGATAGGCCCCGGGTGTTTCAGTGAACCACGCTGCTATCAGTAAACTCATTACTGTTATTATGCTAACGGACTCGCCTTGCGTCGTAAATGAGTTACAACAGATGAACAAACCTCAAAATGATTATCATCAGACAGGAGGCATTTTCCAGTTGTAGAAACTGTAACAAAAGACATAACCTCTTTAAACCTGCTTTGACGTTCATTTCAGAGACAATCAGAACCTACGGAGGCAACACCAAGTCAGCATTTTGCATCTTCCCCTTCAAATACAAGGGGAGATACCGCTACAAGTGCATCCCACACAAGAAGGACGTGTGGTGCGCTACCACCAATAATTATGATGAAAATGGGACATGGGGCTACTGTAAATTAAAATGTAAGGACTGTCTGAGTTGATTTTGTGCTGGTTCATCAATCATTTATCAATGGTTTTATGGACTTTTTTAGTCAAATAGTTTATGGTATATAAAACCATATATTCTGATATATCGGTTGATCTAAAAAAAGTCCCGCATTTTAACATCCAATATATCAAATGCTTTGAAACAGAAATTAAGTATCCCTCTTATCTCCACATTTGTATTATAACATGATCGATCTGGGAAAAATTCTCATACTTTTGTGTCTTCTTCCTCGATCCATATTTATTGAGCGTCTGATTTACATAGTGAAATATTCCTGTTGGTGTCATGACGTTTAGAATAGATCAATTAAAATGTGCTTTACAGTTGTACCAAGAGAGCTTTAAATTATTGTTTATTATTTAAAGTACAATAACTTAGCCATACGTTTTCTGTTTTGTATTGCAGAAATAGTCTGCCCACATAACGCGAATCTACTTAAGGCAAAGAAGAATAGGAAGGGTCAACAGAAGCcagctacatgtattaccaaCTCAAGGGAGGCAGTAGTCGTCCATGCTCTGGAAAGGATTGGCTCGAAGTCGAAGGAGAAGAGAAAGGAAAAGGCGATGAAGAAAGTGAAGTCTAAGGCAACTTGGAAGAAGAAGCCGGCGGAGAAGGTTAAGTCGCCTATGGAAGGAGGAGGAAATTGGTCAAAGAaggtggagaagaagaaggagaaagagaaagagaatgagaagaagaagaagaagaagaaggatggaGGGAAATTGGgaaggaaaaagaagaaggctGAAACGGATAAATAAAAGGAAATGAAAGAGGAGAAGAACATAacgaaaaaagaaaagaagaagaaaaagggaaGAAAGGATGGCGACAAAGGAGagaaaaggaaaaagaaaggCAAGACAATGAGTATATAACAAAGACAATAGAATGAAAGAAGGAAGGATGAGAAAAAAGAGAAAGTTAAAAAGACTATAAAGGGAAATAAATTGAAGAAGAAATATAAGGGTGGGCCGGGAAAGGGGAAGGAAGGTAAGAAGAAAACGAAgaaaactaaaagaaagaacGATGCGACGGATGGgaaaaagaaactgaaaaacactgaaagagacagaaaagcaaagaaatctaAAAAGAAAGACATTAGAAAGAAGAAAGGCGAGATGGATGAGTCAAAGAACAGAAAGAATCATGATATAAAACGAAAGGGTCGAAACgtcaaaagaaagagaaagagaaagaggAGGAATCAAATGGGAACGgggaagagaaaaagaaaggaaatcCACCAATGCATGGCAAAACCAGTGTTGCCGCATCCCTCCCACCGGTGACCGGTGTTATGGTTTCTAGAATGGAGACATTGTACAGAAAGGTCGGGGGTGATGTGGGTGGGAATAATAAGGCAATGGGGGGACAAGCTCTGGAACCTCAAAAAAGCCTGATGCCACCTAAGAGTGTTATCATAAATTCTAAGGAAAGTGTAAAAGATGACAGTAGTACGAAAAAGgcaatgaagaaagaaaagatgaagaagaaggagaagaagaaagactagaAGGGGAAGAAAGACAATAAGGGAAAGGGAAAGGACGACAAGAAGAGGAAAGCGAAAAAGGAGAATGAAGGAGAGTCAAGAAGGGGAAACTGACAAAAGAAAAGAAGGGGAAGACGGATCCGAAGGGGAAagtgaaaaaagacaaaaaggggaagaaagaaaagaaggggaaagagaaaaaatgcacaaaaaGATGAAGAAAGACAAGAAGGGGAAATGAAGGAAGTCACATGGAAAAGTAAGACAGGAAGGGGAAGATGAAGACAGAcaaaaaaggcaagaaatacaaAAAGGAGACGAAGGAAAAGAaaggaaaagacaaaaagggTAAAGTGAAGAAACACAGAAGGCGAGGACGACAAAAAGGGGGAAAGCAAACGTAAGAAGGAGGATTTTCCACCTTTCGGCAGTGCATGGTCATGGGCAACAGTTGATCAAATAATGTGATGGTCAAAGTAAAGATAGTGCGGAACCGAAAATGTATCTTCCTTAGCCTATTTGAACACAGAACAGAACAGAGTGAGGCACACACACTATAGATCAATACCCTTGATTGAGAGCATTGTTTACCAAAGGTTGATCATGCTATACCGCCTGAAATCTACTCCATACCCATAAAAGAAGAAATTTCTGATGAAACAAAACAACGATGCTGTAAACATAAAATGAGTTTATGGGGGCCGAAGGTTGTGAAACTTGCCAAGACATAGCTGTCACGACGTGTTGACGTTAAGCCCAgtctacactagccaacatgaaccaacaaatgttggccaacattggccaacatcgtgttgggccttgttgcagaggcatctttgctattgtttgccagtgtggacgggtccaaaaacaagtgaaaacatcagccaacttgttggccaatgttggcctatgttaggccatgctacttctgaacaacatgttggttggtgttgggcaatcagcagccaatcagggaacagatttggatcatgtgatggagctactgggacaaaatggcagcctcaatgaaagatagagaatggcaatttcaagaaattgaacacttaatttcagaatacgaaaagcttcatccatccgcaggaaattcttgaggcttttgaagtctgaggccattaactcttgaaggaggcagtgataggccccatcatgctttttccacaagtatggcttttgtcagttgcggcggcgacgggggttaatcacaactgaaagaattgctgctgaagcacctaggcatgctttcttcctgtggttctccattgttttaaagaaaaaatgaagagaaatgactgattttccctccaaattgccctcaaattcatgccaaacacggtcaaacttagtcaaacttgtttggcaatgtttgcctgtgtttgatagtgtggacgggtccccaaacattcgccaacatgatgttggctcatgttggccaacaattgttggcgaatgtttgctagtgtagaccaggctttagaACCATGACAACAGTCGACAGTGCATTTTGTTTGCTGAGGCATTTGCGTAAAAAAACCAACCAAAACATGGTTCCGGATTCCGTGTGATTTTGGTAAACCTTTGATCATTTCGTAGGAAGCATCGACACGCTACGTCGTCCAGTACAACGGTAACCCTTTTTGCTTTTGCATGTGGCTGTGATTTTGGCCATCACATTTCATTAGTTGGACTGCTCTAAACATTATATCAATTTTTCTTCAGGGTCGGACTGCAAAATCGCATGTTCCAGTGGCAAATACGTCGATAAGATTTGTAATTGTGTCACTGAACAGGGTAAGTTCCTTTGATGCTTAACCTAGTCTCTCCTGACAGTACCTAGCTTATATTGAAGTATCAATACAGTTTCCCACTTGTTGCTCGAGATTTTACCATCACATGATGTTGGACTAAGCACTTCCCAACAGGAAGAAATTAACGTAATTTACAacaaataaactacatgtagttaacaTATATACAAAAATCCCC
This genomic window from Lineus longissimus chromosome 13, tnLinLong1.2, whole genome shotgun sequence contains:
- the LOC135497685 gene encoding transcription initiation factor TFIID subunit 3-like, giving the protein MKEEKNITKKEKKKKKGRKDGDKGEKRKKKGSKRQKKEKEKEEESNGNGEEKKKGNPPMHGKTSVAASLPPVTGVMVSRMETLYRKVGGDVGGNNKAMGGQALEPQKSLMPPKSVIINSKESVKDDSSTKKAMKKEKMKKKEKKKD